The proteins below come from a single Cupriavidus pauculus genomic window:
- a CDS encoding NAD(P)H-dependent flavin oxidoreductase: MALPPLLQDRLSLPAVCSPLFIISNPDLVIAQCKAGVVGSFPALNARPAEQLEVWLDRITTELAEHDARHPDRPSAPFAVNQIVHRSNDRLEHDLELCVRYKVPIVITSLGARAEVNDAVHSYGGIVLHDVINNRFARKAIEKGADGLIAVAAGAGGHAGTISPFALLHEIREWFDGPLLLSGAIASGNAVLAAQAAGADLAYIGSAFIATVEANADAAYKQMIVDSGADDIIYSNLFTGVHGNYLRESVVRAGLDPDALPVSDPTSMNFGSTRVKPWKEIWGAGQGVGAIKRVVPAADLVHRFIEEYALARRRLGLAEARAAAVAA, encoded by the coding sequence ATGGCCCTGCCTCCCCTGCTGCAAGACCGCCTGTCCCTGCCCGCGGTGTGCTCGCCGCTGTTCATCATCTCGAACCCCGACCTCGTGATCGCGCAGTGCAAGGCTGGCGTCGTGGGATCGTTCCCCGCGCTGAACGCCCGCCCGGCCGAACAGCTCGAAGTCTGGCTGGACCGCATCACGACCGAGCTGGCCGAGCACGACGCGCGGCATCCCGATCGCCCGTCGGCGCCGTTCGCGGTGAACCAGATCGTCCATCGCTCGAACGACCGGCTCGAACACGACCTCGAACTGTGCGTGCGGTACAAGGTGCCCATCGTCATTACGTCGCTTGGCGCGCGCGCCGAGGTCAACGACGCCGTCCACAGCTATGGCGGCATCGTGCTGCACGACGTGATCAACAACCGCTTCGCGCGCAAGGCCATCGAGAAAGGCGCCGACGGCCTGATCGCCGTGGCGGCCGGTGCCGGCGGCCACGCGGGCACGATCTCGCCGTTCGCGCTGCTGCATGAAATCCGCGAGTGGTTCGACGGTCCGCTGCTGCTGTCCGGCGCCATCGCGAGCGGCAACGCCGTGCTGGCGGCCCAGGCGGCCGGTGCCGACCTCGCCTATATCGGCTCCGCCTTTATCGCCACGGTCGAAGCGAACGCCGACGCCGCCTACAAGCAGATGATCGTGGACAGCGGCGCCGACGACATCATCTACTCGAACCTGTTCACGGGCGTGCATGGCAATTACCTGCGCGAGAGCGTCGTGCGCGCGGGCCTCGACCCGGACGCGCTGCCGGTGTCGGATCCCACGTCGATGAATTTCGGCTCGACGCGCGTCAAGCCGTGGAAGGAGATCTGGGGGGCCGGCCAGGGCGTCGGGGCGATCAAGCGCGTGGTACCCGCGGCCGATCTCGTGCATCGTTTCATCGAGGAATACGCGCTGGCGCGCCGTCGCCTCGGCCTTGCGGAGGCTCGCGCCGCCGCCGTGGCCGCCTAG
- a CDS encoding Bug family tripartite tricarboxylate transporter substrate binding protein: MSITKQPSKVRRHLLAAGVALAAGIAAMGGAQAQPAYPSKPITLIVPFSAGGTTDILARIVGLELGKSLGQPVVIDNRPGAGGNIGASLAAKAPADGYTLFMGTIGTHAINQSLYSKLPFDPVKDFAPISRVAMVPNVVVVNPKVPVNNIKELIAYVKANPDKLSFGSSGSGSSIHLSGELFNMMTNLHIQHIPYKGSAPAVNDLLGNQIGLMFDNLPSSYPHVKAGKLRAIAVTSAKRSPALPDVPTVAEAGVPGYEATSWFALYATGGTPQPIVDRLNAEVVKILAMPEVKKKLAEQGAEPNPEKPAQLAAFMKTEAAKWAKVVKASGATVD; this comes from the coding sequence ATGAGCATTACCAAACAACCTTCGAAGGTGCGCAGACACCTGCTGGCAGCCGGCGTGGCACTCGCCGCCGGTATCGCGGCCATGGGCGGCGCGCAGGCACAGCCGGCGTACCCGAGCAAGCCGATCACGCTGATCGTGCCGTTCTCGGCTGGCGGCACCACCGACATCCTCGCGCGCATCGTGGGTCTGGAACTGGGCAAGTCGCTCGGCCAGCCCGTGGTGATCGACAACCGTCCGGGCGCGGGCGGCAACATCGGCGCAAGCCTGGCCGCCAAGGCGCCGGCCGACGGCTACACGCTGTTCATGGGCACGATCGGTACGCACGCGATCAACCAGTCGCTGTACTCGAAGCTGCCGTTCGACCCGGTCAAGGATTTCGCGCCGATCTCGCGCGTGGCCATGGTGCCGAACGTCGTGGTCGTGAACCCGAAGGTGCCGGTCAACAACATCAAGGAACTGATCGCCTACGTGAAGGCGAACCCGGACAAGCTGTCGTTCGGCTCGTCGGGCAGCGGTTCGTCGATCCATCTGTCGGGCGAACTGTTCAACATGATGACGAACCTGCATATCCAGCACATTCCGTACAAGGGCAGCGCCCCGGCCGTGAATGACCTGCTGGGCAACCAGATCGGCCTGATGTTCGACAACCTGCCGTCGTCGTACCCGCACGTGAAGGCCGGCAAGCTGCGCGCGATCGCCGTGACCTCGGCCAAGCGCTCGCCGGCGCTGCCGGACGTGCCGACCGTGGCCGAAGCCGGTGTGCCGGGCTACGAGGCGACCTCGTGGTTCGCGCTGTACGCCACGGGCGGTACGCCGCAACCGATCGTCGATCGCCTGAACGCCGAAGTCGTGAAGATCCTCGCGATGCCGGAGGTGAAGAAGAAGCTGGCCGAGCAGGGCGCCGAACCGAATCCGGAAAAGCCGGCGCAACTGGCTGCCTTCATGAAGACCGAGGCCGCCAAGTGGGCCAAGGTGGTGAAGGCCTCGGGCGCGACGGTGGACTGA
- a CDS encoding tyrosine-type recombinase/integrase yields MTTPSSADHLAMHAEALFDADLDSWRAHPERAFDGWLSQHGFRHGTAVVYRSMWGKLLRWSGEQGLAPLTWSAAQIGEFLDAQKLHKSHRYRYARLIERVFQHLSLARQDLQNPASLAVRAKLADGENDPTAFLLPGERDLLVARVLAPAGDNPLDIGEGRGDGRGSGEARVSPTQWKRARDVALVAVLLGAGLKVAEIRALRLDAIDGLADRDDHGMPALQMVRADNGRAYTATLFGFAHAPLRQWLALRAAAGTLGDLVFPAMASGRPMHAASVYRRVEMLLDEAGVLAGRSERASPQTLRNTCGAMHFDAGMPPAAVAQLLGMRDLESGWRLHAAYQAWQARAGLQVALTGNRAADVSSA; encoded by the coding sequence GTGACCACCCCTTCCAGCGCCGACCACCTGGCCATGCACGCCGAAGCCCTCTTCGACGCCGACCTCGACAGCTGGCGCGCCCACCCCGAACGCGCGTTCGATGGCTGGCTCTCGCAACATGGCTTCCGGCACGGTACGGCGGTGGTCTATCGCTCGATGTGGGGCAAGCTGCTCCGCTGGTCCGGCGAGCAGGGCCTGGCGCCGCTGACGTGGTCGGCGGCGCAGATCGGCGAATTTCTCGACGCGCAAAAGCTGCACAAGTCGCATCGGTATCGCTACGCGCGTCTGATCGAGCGCGTGTTCCAGCACCTCTCGCTCGCGCGGCAGGATCTCCAGAATCCCGCGAGCCTGGCCGTTCGCGCGAAGCTCGCGGATGGGGAGAACGATCCCACCGCATTTCTGCTGCCGGGTGAGCGCGATCTGCTCGTCGCGCGCGTGCTGGCGCCCGCCGGCGACAACCCCCTCGATATCGGGGAGGGACGCGGGGACGGTCGCGGGAGTGGGGAAGCGCGCGTCTCCCCCACGCAGTGGAAGCGCGCGCGTGACGTCGCGCTCGTGGCGGTGCTGCTCGGCGCGGGCCTCAAGGTGGCGGAGATCCGCGCACTGCGGCTCGATGCCATTGACGGGCTCGCGGATCGCGACGACCATGGCATGCCCGCCCTGCAGATGGTGCGTGCAGACAACGGGCGCGCCTACACCGCGACGCTGTTCGGGTTTGCGCACGCGCCGTTGCGGCAGTGGCTCGCGCTGCGCGCCGCGGCGGGGACGCTGGGCGATCTCGTCTTTCCGGCGATGGCATCGGGGCGGCCGATGCATGCCGCGTCCGTCTATCGCCGGGTGGAAATGCTGCTCGACGAAGCGGGTGTGCTGGCTGGCCGCAGTGAGCGCGCCTCCCCACAGACACTGCGCAATACCTGTGGCGCAATGCATTTCGACGCGGGCATGCCGCCCGCGGCAGTGGCGCAATTGCTGGGCATGCGCGACCTCGAATCCGGCTGGCGGCTCCATGCGGCGTATCAGGCATGGCAGGCACGTGCCGGGTTGCAGGTCGCCCTGACCGGTAACCGGGCCGCGGATGTATCTTCGGCGTAA
- the pcaF gene encoding 3-oxoadipyl-CoA thiolase: protein MTEAFICDAIRTPIGRYGGSLSAVRPDDLGAVPLRALLARNTGLDAAAIDDVIFGNANQAGEDNRNVARMSLLLAGLPEAVPGSTINRLCGSGMDATGTAARAIKSGEANLMIAGGVESMSRAPFVMGKATSAFSRDAQIFDTTIGWRFVNPAMRAAYGVDSMPETAENVATDYKISREDQDLMALRSQEKASRAQADGTLAQEITAVTIPQKKGDAIVVERDEHPRATSMEALAKLRGVVRPDGTVTAGNASGVNDGACAILLASEAGIKQHGLTPRARIVGMATAGVAPRVMGIGPVPASQKVLKQVGLTIDQMDVIELNEAFAAQGLAVLRQLGVADDDKRVNPNGGAIALGHPLGMSGARLVTTAMYQLHRTGGRYALCTMCIGVGQGIAMVIERV from the coding sequence ATGACCGAAGCCTTTATCTGCGACGCCATCCGTACCCCCATCGGCCGTTACGGCGGCAGCCTGTCGGCGGTTCGCCCCGACGATCTGGGCGCCGTGCCGCTGCGCGCGCTGCTCGCGCGCAACACGGGTCTGGACGCGGCCGCGATCGACGACGTGATCTTCGGTAACGCCAACCAGGCGGGTGAAGACAATCGCAACGTCGCGCGCATGTCGCTGCTGCTGGCCGGCCTGCCGGAAGCGGTGCCGGGCTCGACGATCAACCGCCTGTGCGGCTCGGGCATGGACGCGACCGGCACGGCCGCGCGCGCCATCAAGTCGGGCGAAGCCAACCTGATGATCGCCGGCGGCGTGGAAAGCATGAGCCGCGCGCCGTTCGTGATGGGCAAGGCCACCTCGGCCTTCTCGCGCGATGCGCAGATCTTCGACACGACCATCGGCTGGCGCTTCGTCAACCCGGCGATGCGTGCCGCGTACGGCGTGGACTCGATGCCCGAGACCGCGGAGAACGTGGCCACCGATTACAAGATCAGCCGTGAAGACCAGGATCTGATGGCGCTGCGCAGCCAGGAGAAGGCTTCGCGCGCGCAGGCCGACGGTACGCTGGCGCAAGAGATCACCGCGGTCACCATTCCGCAGAAGAAGGGCGACGCGATCGTCGTCGAGCGCGACGAACATCCGCGTGCCACCAGCATGGAAGCGCTGGCCAAGCTGCGCGGCGTGGTGCGTCCGGACGGTACCGTGACGGCCGGCAATGCCTCGGGCGTGAACGACGGCGCCTGCGCCATCCTGCTCGCCAGCGAAGCCGGCATCAAGCAGCACGGCCTGACGCCGCGCGCACGCATCGTGGGCATGGCCACCGCCGGCGTGGCGCCGCGCGTGATGGGCATCGGCCCCGTTCCCGCTTCGCAGAAGGTGCTCAAGCAGGTCGGCCTGACCATCGACCAGATGGACGTGATCGAGCTGAACGAGGCATTCGCCGCGCAAGGCCTGGCCGTGCTGCGTCAGCTTGGCGTGGCCGACGACGACAAGCGCGTGAACCCCAACGGCGGCGCAATCGCGCTGGGCCACCCGCTCGGCATGAGCGGCGCGCGCCTGGTGACCACGGCCATGTACCAGCTGCACCGTACCGGCGGCCGTTACGCGCTGTGCACGATGTGCATCGGCGTGGGCCAGGGTATCGCGATGGTGATCGAGCGCGTGTAA
- a CDS encoding PadR family transcriptional regulator, with protein MSTPHALLISLIEKPSSGYDLARRFDRSIGYFWHATHQQIYRELGRMAEQGWIAVEEPASVSEGDEAEKRNRKKVYRVLPAGREELARWVRSPGHGLDQREEILVKLRADAAIGPLGLGEEMARLIALHEARLETYRNIERKDFGAARMDRAQQLQYALLQRGIRFEEDWVAWGRELLPLLAAPMPS; from the coding sequence ATGTCCACTCCGCACGCACTGTTGATCTCGCTGATCGAGAAGCCGTCGTCCGGCTATGACCTTGCACGCCGCTTCGACCGGTCCATCGGCTACTTCTGGCACGCCACGCACCAGCAGATCTACCGCGAGCTCGGACGCATGGCGGAGCAGGGCTGGATCGCCGTGGAAGAGCCCGCAAGCGTGTCAGAAGGCGACGAAGCGGAAAAAAGGAATCGTAAAAAGGTATATCGCGTGCTGCCCGCGGGCCGGGAGGAGCTCGCGCGCTGGGTCCGTTCGCCGGGGCACGGGCTCGACCAGCGTGAGGAAATTCTGGTCAAGCTGCGTGCGGATGCGGCCATCGGCCCGCTCGGGCTGGGCGAGGAAATGGCGCGCCTGATCGCGTTGCACGAGGCGCGCCTGGAGACCTATCGCAATATCGAGCGCAAGGATTTTGGCGCCGCGCGCATGGATCGCGCGCAGCAGCTGCAGTACGCGCTGCTCCAGCGCGGTATCCGTTTCGAGGAAGACTGGGTGGCCTGGGGCCGCGAACTGTTGCCGCTGCTCGCGGCGCCCATGCCGTCCTAG
- a CDS encoding SDR family NAD(P)-dependent oxidoreductase — MSLPVATLVTGASSGIGRAISEMLLADGVTRVINVDYVAPTWSHPNMTFFQADLTNAEATRAVAEQVTSQFAVTRLVNNAGATRPGTADTATVADLNYVVGLHLQASMLLTQACLPAMRAAGYGRIVNMASRAALGKPDRVVYAATKAGLVGMTRTLAMELGGDGITVNAVAPGPIATELFRKSNPEGSEQTKRILASITVKRMGTPEDVARASLFFLSPDNGFVTGQVLYVCGGTTLGVAPI, encoded by the coding sequence ATGTCCCTTCCCGTTGCCACGCTCGTTACCGGTGCCAGTTCCGGCATTGGCCGCGCCATCAGCGAAATGCTGCTGGCCGATGGCGTCACCAGGGTGATCAACGTCGATTACGTTGCCCCCACCTGGTCCCATCCCAACATGACCTTCTTCCAGGCCGACCTGACCAATGCCGAGGCGACCCGCGCCGTGGCGGAGCAGGTGACCTCGCAATTCGCCGTTACGCGGCTCGTGAACAATGCGGGCGCCACGCGCCCCGGCACGGCCGACACGGCGACCGTCGCGGATCTGAACTACGTCGTCGGCCTGCACCTGCAGGCGTCGATGCTGCTGACCCAGGCCTGCCTGCCCGCGATGCGCGCGGCCGGCTATGGCCGCATCGTCAACATGGCCTCGCGCGCGGCGCTCGGCAAGCCGGATCGCGTGGTGTATGCCGCGACCAAGGCCGGCCTCGTTGGCATGACCCGTACGCTGGCGATGGAGCTGGGCGGAGACGGTATCACCGTCAATGCCGTGGCACCGGGTCCTATCGCCACCGAGCTGTTCCGAAAGAGCAATCCGGAAGGCAGCGAACAGACCAAGCGCATTCTCGCGAGCATCACGGTGAAGCGCATGGGAACGCCGGAAGACGTGGCACGTGCCTCGCTCTTCTTCCTGTCGCCCGACAACGGTTTCGTGACCGGTCAGGTGTTGTACGTCTGCGGCGGCACTACCCTGGGCGTCGCGCCCATTTGA